GAACAGGGGATGCTGCTCTTCCCCGGTCGGACGGTTGATCCAGGTCTGCAGGCCGTATTGCGGGCTTGCCGGGCTCGGCGTCCGCATCAGTTCCACCCAGCGGCGGGGCAGGATCTGCGTGCCCCGATAGGATCCGCCGGTACGCAGAAATTCGCCGAAACGCGCCCAGTCCCGTGCGGTCGCGTGGATCAGGCTGCCACCGATGAGCGTGCCCGATGCATCGTATTCGGGAACGACCGAGGTCATGCCGAGCGGTTCGAACAGCCGTTCCTTGAGATAGCGATCGACCGCCTGCCGCCGCACATCGGGATCGTTACTGTCGGTCAGCGCGCGCGCGGCGATGTCCGCCAGGATCACGGTCGTGTTGCTGGAGTATTCGAACTTCTCGCCCGGCTCCGCCTCCAGCGGCTGCTCCTCCGCCCAGGCGGCCATGTCGTCGCGCCCGTCGAGGAACAGCATCCGGACCTCGGACGAATCGTACGGCGGATCGCCCGCCTCGGTGTGGCGCAGGCCGGACCGCATCTGCAGCAGCTGGCGCAGGGTGATTTCGCCGCGCGGGTCGCCCGATTGCTGCCACGCCGGAACGGGCGCCCGGTCGTCCAGATTGAGGCGCCCGTCCGAAACCAGCAGTCCGATCAGCGCTGCCGTGATGGTCTTGGACATGGACCAGCCGATGAAGCGGGTGTCCGGTCCGTAACCGGGTGCATATCGCTCCGCCGCGATCTCGCCCGCGTGATAGACGACCACCGCGCGCGTTTCGCCCAGCGCGTCTTCCATCGCGAACAGGTCGTCGACCTGCCGAGCGAGCTGGTCACGTGCGGCACCCGGATCCTGCGACACCGCCTCGAGCGCCTCGGGGGTCAGGGGGTCCGGCTCGGGATCCTGCCCACCACACGCGGCGAGGGCTGGCAGCGACAGGAGCAAGGCGATAGGGAGTCGCGAAATCATGGCAGGTCAGTCGCCGAAGGGGTCCCGAAATTCAATGCGTAAATCCGGAACAGCGCGCGGCACGTCACGATGGAAAGCATGGCGCTGGGTCGCGCTGGCCGTCCTCGCGGTGCTTGCCGCCGCCTTCTATTTCAATCGCACCATGATCTACGGCAATGCGGAGGCGGGCACCGCCTATGCCGCCCGCGTGGCCTGTTCGTGCCGCTATGTCGCGGACCGGTCGCTGGAGGACTGCGCCAAGGACAAGCTGGCGGGCATGGAACTGGTCACCCTCTCCGACGACGACGAGACGAAGACGGTCACGGCCCGTTTCCCGCTGATCGCGACCAGCCGCGCGACCTTGCGCGACGGATACGGATGCGTGCTGGAGGAGTGGGAAGGCTAGGCCGCTGGCTCGGTCGTGTCGATCCAGCCGCCGCCCAGAACCCTCTCCCCGGCGTAGATGACCGCCGCCTGGCCGGGCGCCACGCCGTATTCCGGCTGCTCGAACCGCAAGGTGACTGCCGCGTTATCGCCGAGCGGACCGTCGAGCACGACCGGGACAGGCTTCGCCAGCGAACGGACCTTGGCCGTCAGCGGCGCGTCCGGAAGCGGACCGATGCGGTTGGTCTCCACGATCCGCGCGGCCCGGGTCGCGAGCATCGCCTTGGGGCCGACGCGAACTTCGGCGCTCGTCGCATCGAGCTCGACGACATAGAGCGGTTCGGGCTGGCCCCCGATTTCGAGCCCGCGCCGCTGGCCGACCGTGTAATGGATGACGCCGCGATGATCGCCCAGATGCTCGCCCGTTTGCGCATGGACGATCCGCCCCGCGCGGCCGCCTTCCGGGCGAAGCGACTTCACGATCTTGGCGTAATCGCCGTCGGGCACGAAACAGATGTCCTGGCTGTCGGGCTTGGCCGCGTTGCGCAGGCCTGCATCGCCGGCAAGGTCGCGCACCTGGGACTTGGGCAGTCCACCCAGCGGGAAGCGCAGATAGGCGAGCTGGTCTTCGGTCGTGGCGTAGAGGAAATAGCTCTGGTCGCGTGCGGGATCGTGGGCGCGGTGCAGTTCCGGTCCCACGGGACCCATCACCCGCCGCACGTAATGCCCGGTCGCAAGGCAATCCGCGCCCAGCTCGCGCGCCATGGCGAACAGGTCCGTGAACTTGGGTCCCATGTTGCAGCGGATGCAGGGCACCGGGGTGCGTCCGGCAAGGTAATCGTCGGCGAACTGCTCGACCACGTCCTCGCGAAAGGCACTTTCGTGATCGAAGACATAGTGCGCAAAGCCCAACCGGTCGGCGACGGCGCGGGCATCCGCGATGTCGTCCCCGGCGCAGCAGGCGCCCTTGCGCCCGGTCGCGGCACCGTAATCGTAGAGCTGGAGCGTGATGCCGATGACCTTCGCACCGCTGGCCACGGCCAGTGCCGCGACGACGGAACTGTCGACACCGCCCGACATGGCGACGACGATCGTGCTGTCCGCGGCGGGCCTGGGCAGGTCGAACAGGCGCTCCGCGTCCTGCGCGGTCAGGGTGTCCAGAATGTCGGGCATGACTGCGTCCATACAGGAGGCGGCCCCGCCTTTCCATCCCCGATCCGCGGCACCTTCCGTAATCCTAATCGCCGGTAAATCGGTGATTTACGCGATCTTGACCATGTTCTTCTACACCGGCCCGCATGTTCGAGAATCCTACCTTCGACACCGGTCAGGCGACCGACCGCGACTCGTCGGGTTTGCGCGCGTTGACTTGGCTCGACCTCGCGGCGCGATTTGCAGCCATCAGGGAGTTGCGCAGCACTCTGGCGCGCCATCGGCATGGCCATGCCGGAAGCTTCGCGCGGCTCGCGGGGCAGGACAAAAGGTGTGACGAACGGTCTGTTAACCACGTCGATTTAGGTCACGGCAAAGCCGATCGCGCAAAGCCTTCCGGAGACGAAGGCGCACCCCACTGCGTCGAACCCGGCCACAGAGGCGCATGATGATCGAGAACCAGAATATCCGACCCGACCAGGTCATCGGGCCGCTTGGCGAGCCGCTGACGCTTGCCGATCTGCCGTCGCCCAAGACGCGTCGCTGGGTCGTGCGCCGCAAGGCCGAAGTCGTCGCCGCCGTGAATGGCGGGCTGTTGACGATCGACGAGGTGCTGGAGCGCTACAATCTGACGCTCGAGGAATTCGCATCCTGGCAGCGCGCCGTCGACCGTTCCGGCATGCAGGGCCTGCGGGTCACGCGTATCCAGCATTATCGCGACCTCTACGAACGCCAGCTGAAATACTGACCACCGCACTTCCCGGGAACCTTTCGTCGGCTGAAGACCTGTTCCTCCACTACCCCGCCCGCTGCGGGGAACCGTATCTTCCGGGCATCCGTTGTCGATGCACCGGAAGCGGGGAAACAGGAGGAATATATGCTGGGTTGGATTATCGCTCTCATCGTAGGTGGCGTCGCCGGTTGGCTCGCCAGCATGGTGATGAATCGTGATGCCTCTATGGGCATCTTCTGGAATATCGTCGTCGGCTGCGTCGGCTCGCTCATCGGCAACGCGATTGCCGGTCCGCTGCTCGGCATCGGCGGCAGCGTGCAGGAATTCTCGCTTACGGGTCTCATCATCGCCTTCGTGGGCGCGGTGGTGCTGCTCGCGATCGTGAACCTGATCCAGCGTGGTCGCGTCCGGTAAGGACACGGATCTGTTTGGTACCCGAAGGGCGGGAGGTTTCGGCTTCCCGCCCTTTTTCGTTCCGGTCCGATATTCGCTGGTCCGGCGCAATCCGCCGCCCGTCGACCGCGCATTGCCTGCCCGGTGACGCGCGTGTAGGAGATGCTTGCGAAAGGTGACATAGCCGCGTAATACACCTGTTCGCAAGAAGGGCAGACGATGAATTACGAAACGCCGGTTCACGCCGAAACGGCCAAGCCTCTCGGGGAATCCACCTACGATACGGTCGATCCGGACGCCCGGGGCGGGCGGCGCCGGCTCTATGTCATCGGCGCGGTAATCGCGATCCTTATCGCGGGCGCGATCGCGTTCGCCTACATGACCGGTGGCGGCGAAACCGCGACACCGGCCGGCGGCGATTCCGAGCAGGCCCCGACGATCAGCGTCATCACGCCCGGTCGCGCGACGATCGAAGGCACCATCACGGCCACCGGCACCCTTGCCGCCCGTCGGTCGGTGCCTGTGGGCGTCGTCGGCGAGGGCGGCCGCGTCGTCTCGGTCACCGCGGACGCCGGTGACTGGGTGGAAGCGGGGCAGGTGCTCGTGTCCATCGACCGCGCCGTCCAGAACCAGCAGGCATCGGCCGCCACCGCGCAGATCGAAGTCGCGCGTGCGGACGCGAACCTGGCGCAGTCCAATCTCGACCGCGCGCTGCAGCTCGTCGATCGCGGCTTCATTTCCACGGCGGACGTGGACCGCCTGACCGCGACGCGCGATGCCGCGGTCGCCCGCGTCCGCGTGGCGCAGGCGCAGGCGAGCGAACTGCGCGAACGCAATGCCCGCCTGAACGTGGTCGCCCCGACATCGGGTTACGTGCTGGAGCGCATGGTCGAACCCGGGCAGGTCGTCTCCGCCGGGTCCGGTGCGCTGTTCACCATCGCACGCGGAGGCGAGATGGAACTGAACGCGCAGATCAGCGAAACCGATCTCGCCAGGCTGTCCGTCGGTGTTGAGGCTACCGTCCAGCCGGCCGGCACCGACGAGGCCTTTACCGGCCAGATCTGGCAGCTGGCGCCGGTCATCGACGAACAGTCGCGCCAGGGCGTCGCCCGCATCGCGCTGTCCTACGCCCCCGAACTGCGGCCCGGCGGCTTCGCCACCGCCCGCATCCAGAGCGGGACGGTCGTCGCGCCCCGGCTGCCCGAATCCGCCATCCTCTCGGACGACGAAGGCAGCTTCGTCTATGTCGTCGATAGCGAGAACAAGGCCCGTCGCCGCGCGGTCACCACCGGTCTGGTGACGCAGGAAGGCGTCGCGATCACCACCGGCCTCACCGGGACAGAGCGCGTGGTCTTGCGGGCGGGCGGCTTCCTGACCGACGGCGAAACCGTCAATCCGCAGAAAGCGGAGAACTGATTCCTCATGGATTTCAGCCAGATTTCCGCATGGTCGATACGCAATCCGGTCATACCGCTGGTCTTCTTCACGGCGCTGCTGCTGGCGGGGCTGCTGAGCTTCGCGCGGATGGACGTCGTGAACAATCCGGACATCGAGTTCCCGGCGGTTAACGTCTCGATCTCGCAGCCCGGTGCCGCGCCCACGGAAATCGAGAACCAGATCACCCAACGCGTCGAATCCGCGGTGCGCTCGATCAACGGCGTGAAGACGATCAATTCGACCGCCAGCGAAGGCAATTCGAACACCTTCATCGAGTTCGAGATCGGCATCGACCCGAACGATGCGGTGTCCGAAGTGAAGAACGCCGTCGACACGATTCGCGGCAGCCTGCCCGACGGCATTCTGGAGCCGCGCGTCACCAAGGAGGAAATCGCCGGCGGTTTCCTCGGGGTCTATGCCGTCGAGGCGGACGACATGACGATCGAGCAGCTCAGCTGGTTCATCGACGATACCATCGCCAAGCAGCTCCTCGCGATCGAGGGCATGGCCGAAGTCAGCCGGTTCGCAGGCGTCGACCGCGAAATCGAGGTCATCCTCGACCTGCCCAAGATGCAGGCCTTCGGCGTCACGGCCAGCCAGATCAACGCCGTCCTGCGCCAGACAAACGTCGACGCCGCGGGCGGCGCCACGGAAGTCGGCGGGACGCGCCAGTCGGTCCGCGTCCTCGGCAGCACGGAAACCGCCTACGAACTGTCCCAGCGGCAGATCCAGCTCGGCAACGGCAATACGGTCAAGCTGGCCGATGTCGCGACCGTGCGCGACGGCTACAGCGAGCGTACCTCGATCAGCAAGGTGCGCGACAAGGAAGTCGTCAACTTCGCCATCTCCCGCGCCAAGGGCGCGTCCGACGTCACCGTCTATTACGAGGCGATGGAGGTTATGGAGCAGATCGAGGCGGACAATCCGGGCATCACCTTCATCCCGCTGTTCAACACGGTCAAATACACCGAGGAACAGTACGAAACCTCCATGGCCGCGATGATCGAGGGCGCAATCCTGGCCGTCATCGTCGTGTTCTTCTTCCTGCGCGATTGGCGCGCCACCGCCATTTCCGCGATCGCCATTCCGCTGTCCGCGATCCCGACCTTCTGGTTCATGGACTTGCTGGGGTTCAATTTGAACCAGCTGTCATTGCTGGCCTTGGCGCTGGTGGCGGGGGTGCTGGTCGACGATGCGATCGTGGAGATCGAGAACATCGTCAGGCACATGCGAATGGGCAAGTCCGCCTATCAAGCGTCCATCGATGCGGCGGACGAGATCGGCCTGCCGGTCGTCGCCACCAGTTTCTGCATCGTCGCGGTGTTCCTGCCGGTGGGCCTGATGCCGGGCATTTCCGGGCAGTTCTTCAAGAATTTCGGCATTACCGTGGTCATCGCGGTGCTGATGTCGCTGGCCGTCGCGCGGATGATCACGCCGATGCTCGCGGCCTATTTCCTGAAGGCCAAGGGCCATGCCTCGCATGGCGAAGGGCCGATGATGGACCGGTACATGGGCGTGCTCGGCTGGTCGCTCGATCGCGGCAAGATGTACGCCCGCCGCAAGGGGCTGGATGCCCCGCGGAACCGGTTCCTTTACGGGCTATCCTTCACCGCGGTGGTCATCGCCCTGATCATCCTGCCGATGCTGGTGTCCTTCGGCCTGCCCGGCGACGACCAGAACCCGGGCATCCCGGGCGCCTTGCAGGCGATCCAGTCCCTTTCCGTGCCCGAACAGGTCGCGGGCGCGATCGGGGGCGCTCCGGACAGCTGGCTGCACGGCTTCTTCCTCAAGACCTTCGAGTTCCTGGAATTCGGTGCGACCATTCTCGTCGCCTTCCTCGCCGGGCTCGTCTTTCTGAAACTGATCGGACTGCTGTTCGGGCGGATGGACGCCTGGCGCTGGCTGGAAGCGCGTTTCTACGACCACCGGGCATGGATGCTCATGGTGGGCTATTTCGCGCTGCTGCTGACCGTGCTGCTCTTCATGAGCGTGCCGCCGCAGTTCCAGCCGACCATCAACGACGACAACAGCCGGGTCGAGATCGAGATGGTGCCCGGCACCACGCTGGAGACGACCGAGCGCGTTGCCGACCGCGTGGCCGCGATCCTCTACGAACAGCCCGAGGTGGAGCGCGCGCTGGAGCGGGTGCGCGAAGGCGCGGCCACCATCTTCGTGACGCTGAAGGCGGATCGCGAAAAGACCTCGATCGAATTCGAACGCGACCTCGCCCCTACGCTGGCGCAGATCCCGGACGCGCGGGTGCGCTTCCAGTCCCAGTCGGGCGGGTTCGGCAGCGGCCGCGACATGACCGTGATGCTGGCCGGGTCCGACCCCGAACTGCTGGAAGAAACCGCCGCGACGCTGGTCGAGCAGATGCGGGGAATCGACATGCTGGTCGCTCCGCGCATCAGCGCGGACGTGAACCGGCCGGAAATCATCATCGAGCCGCGCGCGGACCTTGCGGCGGAACTGGGTGTCACCACCGCGGCGCTCAGCCAGACGATCCGCATCGCGACGCTGGGCGAGATCGAGCAGAACGCGGCCAAGTTCTCGCTTTCGGACCGCCAGATCCCGATCCGCGTCAAACTGCCGGAGCAGTCGCGCGAGGACCTGACGACGATCGAGAACCTGCCCGTCCCCACGGCGAGCGGTGGCTCGGTGCCACTCGCGCGCGTCGCGGAAATCAGCTTCGGGTCCGGCCCGACCTCGATCCAGCGCTACAACCAGAACCGGCGCGTGCTCGTCGGTGCGGACCTTGCATCGGGCGTGGTGAAGGGCGAGGCGCAGCAGCGGATCGACCAGCTGCCGATCCTGCAGGACCTGCCGCAGGGCGTCATTCGCGATGTCGTGGGCGAAGACGAATGGCAGCAGGAACTGATGAACAGCCTGACTGTCGCGATCCTGTCGGGCATCCTGCTGGTCTTCGCCGTGCTCGTCCTGCTCTACAAACGCCTGATGAGCCCGCTGGTAAACATGACCTCGCTGGCGCTCGCGCCGCTCGGTGGCATCTTCCTGGTCTGGCTGGTCGGCCAGCCGCAGTCGATGCCGGTCTATATCGGCGTCCTGCTGCTCTTGGGCATCGTGTCGAAGAACTCGATCCTGCTGATTGACTTCGCGATCGTCGAGATGGAGAAGGGTACCCGCAAGTTCGACGCCATCATGGACGCAGGCCACAAGCGTGCGCAGCCGATCGTGATGACGACGGTCGCGATGACCGCGGGGATGGTCCCGATCGCCCTGTCCGGCGTCCTGGGTTCCGGCGACGGCGCCTGGCGCGCGCCCATGGGCACCATGGTGATCGGCGGCCTGATCATGTCGACGCTGCTGACCTTGCTGATCGTCCCGGCCGGCTTCAGCCTGGCGGACGGCATCGAGAAGCGGCTTGGTCCGTGGCTGCGCACCCGCATGCTGACCTACCGTCCGGGAGACGGCGGAAAGCATGATGGTCCGTCCGGCACCTCGGATGAGCAGGGCGGCGCGGCCGTGCCCGCAGCGCGGCGGGACGATCCGGGGCCGCATCCCGCCGAGTGACCCGAACCGCGCAACAGGTTTCCGCCTTCGGCGGTGCCCCGCTTCCGCCTGACCGCGCGCGGCGCATGCGCATCGCCGCCACGCTCATGCTGGTGGCGATGGCCGTGCTGTTCTTCGGCTCCCGCCCCTTTCTGGAAGCACACCCGGCTGTCGGCTATCTCCACGCCTTTGCCGAGGCTGCCATGGTCGGTGGGCTGGCGGACTGGTTCGCGGTCACGGCGCTGTTCCGGCACCCTCTCGGGCTGCCGATCCCCCACACCGCGATTATCCCGGAAAACAAGGACCGCATCGCCGACACGATGGCGCAGTTCCTGCGCGAAAACTTCCTGACGCCAGCGGTCGTAGCGCGCCGGATGCAGGCGATGAATGTCGCGGGCGCCGCGGGGGAGTTCCTGTCCCAGCCGCAATCGGGGGCTGGTACGCGGATCGGGGAAGGGGCGGCCGAACTGATGGCCGGCGTGCTGGAAGCCCTCGATCCGGAACGGCTCGGCGGGCAGGTGCGTGCCGGGCTCAAGACGCAGCTCGCCCGGCTCGAGATCGCACCTTTGCTCGGCCAGATGCTGGAAGCGGCGATCGCGGACAAGCGGCACCTGCCGCTGATCGATGGTTTCGTGCGCTGGGCGGGCCTGACGCTCGAGGATAACGAGCAGATGGTCCGCGACATGATCCACGCACGCGCCAACGCCCTGCTGCGCTTCACCGGGCTCGACGAGCGGCTGGCGAATTCCGTTCTCGACGGGCTCTACAAGCTTCTCGCCGAAGTGCTGGTGGACAAGGACCACCCCTTGCGAAACAAGATTGAGGAAGGGCTCGAAAGCATCGCCCGCGACCTGCAGCACGACCCGGCGACGCGGGAAAAGGTCGAGCGGATGAAGCGCGAGCTGCTGGAAAACCCGGCGGTGGCGGACTGGTGGCAGGGCGTGTGGGAGCGGCTGCGCCTCGGCCTCATCGACCTCGCGCGTCGCCCGGATGACCTTATGGGCGGCCAGATCGGCGAAATGGTACGCGAACTCGGCCTCGCCCTCTCGGGCGACCCGCGCATGCAGCGCCAGGTCAACCGCTTCGCCCGCCGCACCGCCGTCGGCGTCACCTCACGCTATGGGGGACAGATCGTGCGGCTGGTGTCCGAGACGGTGCGCCGCTGGGACGCGAGAACGATAACCGACCGCGTCGAGAACGCCGTCGGCCGCGACCTCCAGTTCATCCGCATCAACGGCACGCTTGTCGGCGGCCTTGTCGGCATGACCCTGCACCTGATCGACCGGCTGGTGTGGGGGTAGTGATTGCACGCCTGATCAATTGGGAATCGTGAAGAAAACCGCACCTTGGAAGATCGATTCTATGGGAGTTCCCTCAGCGTTTAGCGCGGGAATCAATTCGGCCCTTTCCAACAACCGGTCGCAAACGATCCGATCGAACTCCTCGGGACGGGTCGAACGCTGAATATTGCAACTAGTCGGTTTGCCCTCCTCGTCGACATTCAGCCTAAAATAAATCAGCCCTTGCATTCCTTTTCGGATCAGGTCGGTGGGGTAGTCGCTATCTCGAACCCAGCCGAGACTGTCACCTTTAATCAAGACACGACGGGTCAGCGATCGATGGGCTTGGATATCAATACCCCACGTCGATATGAGATCATCGGTGCACTTCCTCATCGCCTTCATAGGCTCGCCAAGAGAACCGGTTTCAAGTACCACGCGACCACGACGTTTTGATTCAATGGCGACAAATTCTACCGCCGCTTCGTATTGCGGCGAAATTTGTTGGCCAAACAGGTCGAAGGGATTGCTCGGTTCCAGATCAGCGTCTGTTTTGGCGGTCTTGGCATCGCGGCTTTCCGGGTCTTCGACCTCGTCCAAGGTAGATCTGGAAATCATGAGTGCCGGTGAGAACCGGCCTAAATCGGCCTCGATGACATCTTCTTCTCGCAGCTCACCGCTTTCACCGAATTGTATTCTGACATCAGAGCGAGCGAATTTCTCGAATGGTGCGCCCGCGACTACGATGGAAAAGTTGTCTCCAGGTTGGTATCGTTCGAGATAAAATAAAACCTTCTCATCACCCTCGCCAAACATCCGCGCGAGACGGCAGGCCCCCTCGGCGTAGTCCAAAGCCCACTCGGAAGACGGCTCCATATGTTTTTCCGTCTTAGCATTGGCGAGTGCGGAAAAAGAAACGGCGGCACCCATAGATACCGCCGTCGCAATAAGTCTGTATAAATAGATCATCCGACAAGATTACGCGTCGGAGTTGCGGTATTCAAGTTGTCAGAGCTTCTCCGTCAGCTCCGGGACCGCCTTGTAGAGGTCCGCGACCAGGCCGATGTCGGCGACCTGGAAGATCGGGGCGTCCTCGTCCTTGTTGATGGCGATGATGGTCTTGGAATCCTTCATGCCGGCGAGGTGCTGGATCGCGCCGGAAATGCCGATGGCGATGTAGACTTCCGGGGCGACGATCTTGCCCGTCTGGCCGACCTGGTAGTCGTTGGGGACGTAGCCCGCATCGACTGCGGCGCGACTGGCACCGACACCGGCATTCAGCTTGTCCGCCAGCGGGTTGATGATCTGTTCGAAGGTCTCGCCATCCTTGAGCGCGCGGCCGCCGGAGACGATGATCTTGGCGCTGGTCAGTTCGGGGCGGTCGCTTTCCGCGAGTTCCTGGCTGACGAAGCTGGACGTGCCGGCATCGCCGGGGCCCGAGACGTCCTCCACCGATGCGGAGCCGCCTTCCGCTTCCGCCTTGTCGAAGGCGGTGCCGCGCACCGTGACGACCAGCTTGGCATCCGAGGATTCCACGGTCGCGATGGCGTTTCCGGCATAGATCGGGCGAGTGAAGGTCTTGTCGCCTTCCACCGAGAGGATGTCGGAAATCTGCATCACGTCGAGCAGGGCGGCGACGCGCGGGGCGATGTTCTTGCCCGTGGTCGTGGCCGGCGCGACGAGCGCGTCGTAGCCTTCCATCACCTTGGCCACCAGCGGGGCGACGTTTTCGGGCAGCTGGTGCCCGTAGGCGGCATCGTCCGCCTTCAGTACCTTGCCAACGCCTGCGATCTTGGCTGCGGCGTCCGCGGCGGCGCCGCAGTTCTCGCCCGCGACCAGCGCGTCGACATCGCCGAGCTTGCCGGCAGCGGTCACCGCCGCCAGCGTCGCGTCGGCGACGGTTTCGTTGTCGTGTTCGACCAGAACGAGTGTCTTCATCGGTTCATTCCTTCATGCCGGGCCGCCTGCGGGCGATCCCCGTGATCCAAATGCTGGCTCAGACGATGCCGAGCGCCTTCATCTTGGCGACGAGCGCATCGACGTCCTCGACCTTTTCGCCGGCCTGCCGCACGGGCGGTTCGGCGACCTTTGTGGTGGTGAGGCGCGGCGCGATGTCGACGCCGTAATCGGACGGCGCCTTGGTATCGAGCGGCTTCTTCTTCGCCTTCATGATGTTGGGCAGCGAAGCGTAGCGCGGCTCGTTCAGGCGCAGGTCGGTGGTGACGATGGCCGGCATGGTCAGCTTGACCGTTTCCAGGCCGCCGTCGATCTCGCGCTTCACGGTGACGCTGTCGCCGTCGATCTCGACCTTGTTAGCAAAGGTGCCCTGCGGGCGCTCCATCAGCGCGGCCAGCATCTGGCCGGTCTGGTTGCTGTCGTCCGAAATCGACTGCTTGCCCAGCATTACGATGCCGGGCTGTTCCTCGTCCGCGATGGCCTTCAGGATCTTGGCGACGGCCAGAGGCTCGACCTCTTCGTCCGTCTCCACCAGGATCGCCCTGTCCGCACCCATGGCGAGCGCCGTGCGCAGCGTTTCCTGCGCCTTGGCCGGGCCGATGCTGACGGCGATGATTTCTTCCGCCTTGCCGGCTTCCTTGATCCGGATGGCTTCCTCGACCGCGATCTCGTCGAACGGGTTCATGCTCATCTTGACGTTGGCAAGGTCCACGCCGGTGCCGTCGGCCTTGACGCGCGGCTTGACGTTGTAATCGATCACCCGCTTCACGGGCACGAGGATTTTCATGGGGCGAAAGTCCTTTCTTCAGGGCAAAAATCGGCGCGAAGCTGCGCCTTTCTAAACGAATGCGTGGGGCAGACATTGCGTTCCGAACGGCGCAGGTCAAGCCTTCCGCGAGGCGTGGCGGGAGCAAACGCGCGTGCCGTAGCGTTAGGTGATCGGATCGGGGGCGCTGTCCCCGCAACAGGGGTGCGCAAACCATGTCCGAGAACCCGAAAACAGTCGGCGAAATCCTCGATGCGCTGGAGGAAAAGGCCGGAAGCGAGGACGAGGTTTCGATCGGCGACGTGGTCGAAACCTTCGGCAACAGGTCCTACGGGCCTTTCCTGCTCGTCCCGGCACTGATCGGGGTCTCGCCCGTCGGCGGCATACCCGGGGTTCCCACCATCCTGGCGATCATCGTCGGCCTGTTCGCGGTCCAGATGGTGTTCGGCCGGCGGAAGCTCTGGCTGCCGGCCGTGCTGAAGGATCGCGCGGTGGACGGCGAGAAGCTGGCCGGTGCGGCGGACAAGATGCGCGGCGTGGGCAAATGGCTCGACAAGGTGTTTCGCGAACGGATCGAATGGGTCACGGCGGACCCGGCGCCGCGGATCGCCGCCATCATCGTGACCCTGATCTGCGTGTCCGTGCCGCCGCTCGAACTGCTGCCCTTCGCAGTTTTCGCCCCGATGACCGTCGTCGCCGCATTCGGCCTCGCATTGCTGGTGCGTGACGGGCTGCTGATGCTGATCGCCTTCGTCGGCAGCGCCGCCGTGTTCGTGCTGGCGGCTTACTCCCTGCTGGGCGGCAGCGGAGGTGGGGGCGGCTGAGGCCGGACACGAAAAAGGGGCGAAACCTCGCGGCCCCGCCCCCTTTTAAAATGTCCCTGACGGGTCAGGCCGCTTTCTTGACC
This genomic interval from Qipengyuania sp. JC766 contains the following:
- a CDS encoding electron transfer flavoprotein subunit beta/FixA family protein produces the protein MKILVPVKRVIDYNVKPRVKADGTGVDLANVKMSMNPFDEIAVEEAIRIKEAGKAEEIIAVSIGPAKAQETLRTALAMGADRAILVETDEEVEPLAVAKILKAIADEEQPGIVMLGKQSISDDSNQTGQMLAALMERPQGTFANKVEIDGDSVTVKREIDGGLETVKLTMPAIVTTDLRLNEPRYASLPNIMKAKKKPLDTKAPSDYGVDIAPRLTTTKVAEPPVRQAGEKVEDVDALVAKMKALGIV
- a CDS encoding exopolysaccharide biosynthesis protein, encoding MSENPKTVGEILDALEEKAGSEDEVSIGDVVETFGNRSYGPFLLVPALIGVSPVGGIPGVPTILAIIVGLFAVQMVFGRRKLWLPAVLKDRAVDGEKLAGAADKMRGVGKWLDKVFRERIEWVTADPAPRIAAIIVTLICVSVPPLELLPFAVFAPMTVVAAFGLALLVRDGLLMLIAFVGSAAVFVLAAYSLLGGSGGGGG